Proteins co-encoded in one Leishmania panamensis strain MHOM/PA/94/PSC-1 chromosome 22 sequence genomic window:
- a CDS encoding hypothetical protein (TriTrypDB/GeneDB-style sysID: LpmP.22.1190): protein MSHESCGHARSVETDRMRELKACDRMRRACPSAPPLRLWGKVPVSVGTSIENYCTSLPLSVSDASARRPSSPTTTSVPPFVCGDAMLHPRADAVRAPASEGQLEGRGITDSFTFQPESFESASPVGEDEVHAVTDKGTSMEELSWNAVAHRRYSTSASFAVQTPTAAPLCTATVAVPAGVRTHHASAVEEARRGDSEPTRTHLHGPWMTPSTFPSPAVAEPLQLVVPPPPTPLSAVSHSTVPSSLALAIPPQHTREEGDAHLRGEPLPSSSSPSPSPSHPRQVYQATPVRGHSRTQRVEDVQGTNASSPIAVCVSGTPPVPLTSAFAIAAEQNDRRTCEDEAREMTSTSGEVVGERGDCCPAAKSRTPLPARVLQDGANNGHLVTSAVADVSAESSTTPDGRRGRLADTLQPEASAYSFSPPPSSIVRSSCGIVRILQLQDQEGWQDRLRVALQQDAEVWVRQVCEEQRLLQAQLSVAQARAAALAKSLQVLYDRGWSSAPSLRPPSQPMDSAGVPISGASEKRCEERVTAERPCIDGINCKARVPHLAEYSLKKSAVREDSSEGVYTSSAADDATAAAFGTAYTHKLEAYIRLLEQHTHTLHSDKHQLQLRLDRQTSQLAMLQQYYQHHYARLLQEQSALERDSRKATEDVEELVGMLVVTRAAERAAMRRAEEFELALEKSELRAETLAAALHPQVKGNHRCDTEGSIGTITPISETIVVGPHRCESLHCTSGYASGPLPSSAFASFVEHDDTERSIMEMDALTAAEAASRTSSVERRRVLAGRSTSASSSMCPPLPPGASSLTVESPGWTPMQALTTSIGPECSCDVEHTWGRTGSSLSAVQLSVTPSAMRIAAEVESNDAGDVCSPEVCVAAKLVSRDEGIVSQPPCAPWQAVTAPPTLAPLPNADAIAIVSTAAMASHGSASSRKLSCEVNSDGAFASTALTAAPVPAEREEARNASVSVTMSLTSSSTSVFTPPTPTATTLLTPRSLARRRRHVQHQIKALRDDTEEGNASDAADEYQLLRLRCTLLELELQAKEAAHRAEKEAWETAVHHAEGIRGAMGEVEARVSQAAAASERAKELLREMSQLWSNSLALDEDDVIDDDSEGAAGATGLLMMDKGQAFSPHRSHNWTPLHWRDLEEPSPFRLSK from the coding sequence ATGAGCCATGAGAGTTGTGGCCATGCGCGTAGCGTGGAGACAGATCGCATGCGCGAGTTGAAGGCATGTGACCGTATGCGCCGCGCCTGTCCAAgcgctccgccgctgcgtctctgGGGGAAAGTTCCGGTTAGCGTAGGCACGTCGATTGAAAATTACTGCACTTCGCTTCCTTTATCGGTCTCTGATGCATCTGCGCGCcgtccctcctctcccaccaccacctccgtgCCTCCATTCGTCTGCGGCGATGCCATGCTCCACCCTAGGGCTGACGCCGTGCGTGCACCGGCGTCAGAGGGGCAACTCGAAGGACGAGGTATCACTGATTCCTTTACATTTCAGCCAGAGTCGTTTGAGTCCGCTTCTCCGGTTGGCGAGGACGAGGTACATGCGGTGACCGACAAGGGCACGAGCATGGAGGAGTTGTCGTGGAACGCGGTGGCCCATCGACGGTACTCGACATCCGCATCTTTTGCTGTGCAGacaccgacagcggcgccgctttgCACCGCCACAGTTGCAGTCCCAGCCGGCGTGAGGACACACCACGCGAGTGCGGTAGAGGAAGCGAGGCGTGGTGATAGCGAGCCAACTCGCACGCATCTGCATGGGCCTTGGATGACTCCGTCCACTTTCCCATCTCCAGCAGTAgcggagccgctgcagctggtcgTTCCGCCCCCGCCAACTCCCCTATCCGCCGTTTCTCACTCTACCGTTCCATCGTCTTTAGCACTGGCGATCCCACCGCAGCATACGCGTGAAGAGGGCGACGCTCATCTCCGAGGGGAGCCGTTGCCATCAtcctcatcgccgtcgccatcacCGTCACACCCACGGCAAGTGTATCAGGCTACACCAGTGCGAGGTCACAGTAGGACTCAGCGAGTTGAAGACGTCCAAGGCACCAACGCTTCTTCGCCGATTGCGGTATGTGTATCTGGCACCCCACCAGTGCCTCTCACATCAGCGTTTGCTATCGCCGCGGAACAGAATGACCGACGAACATGTGAGGATGAGGCACGCGAGATGACATCTACGTCCGGCGAAGTTGTGGGAGAAAGGGGCGATTGCTGCCCTGCTGCTAAATCCCGCACTCCGCTGCCGGCTCGAGTATTGCAGGACGGCGCCAACAACGGTCACCTCGTCACCTCCGCAGTAGCTGATGTGAGCGCTGAATCGTCCACCACACCTGACGGGCGACGTGGACGGCTCGCGGATACACTGCAGCCGGAGGCCTCAGCGtactctttctctccacctccgtcgTCCATCGTGAGAAGCTCTTGCGGTATCGTGCGTattctgcagctgcaggaccAGGAAGGCTGGCAGGACAGGTTGCGCGTTGCCCTTCAGCAAGACGCAGAGGTATGGGTGCGGCAAGTGtgcgaggagcagcgactCCTGCAAGCGCAGCTGAGCGTCGCGCAGgccagagcagcggcgctggcgaaaTCCTTGCAGGTGCTTTATGACCGTGGATGGTCTTcagcgccttctcttcgtcctccGTCACAGCCCATGGATAGTGCAGGCGTGCCGATCAGCGGAGCTTCGGAAAAGCGCTGCGAGGAGCGCGTCACTGCAGAGCGGCCTTGTATTGATGGGATAAATTGCAAGGCACGCGTTCCTCATCTCGCAGAATACAGCCTGAAAAAGTCTGCAGTGCGAGAGGacagcagcgaaggtgtGTACACGagctctgctgctgatgacgccactgctgctgcgtttgGCACCGCCTACACGCATAAACTGGAGGCGTATATTCGTctcctcgagcagcacacgcacacgctgcactCGGACAAACACCAGCTACAGCTGCGGCTTGATCGGCAAACCAGTCAGCTCGCAATGCTCCAGCAGTACTACCAGCACCACTACGCCAGACTATTGCAGGAGCAGTCAGCTCTAGAGCGCGACTCTCGCAAAGCCACGGAGGATGTGGAAGAGTTAGTCGGGATGCTGGTTGTAACTCGCGCTGCCGAACGCGCCGCCATGCGGAGAGCAGAGGAGTTCGAGTTGGCACTGGAAAAGTCAGAGCTGCGCGCCGAGACGCTCGCAGCCGCTCTGCACCCGCAGGTGAAGGGAAACCACAGGTGTGACACCGAGGGGAGCATCGGCACCATCACTCCCATCTCCGAGACTATCGTAGTCGGGCCTCATAGGTGCGAGAGCCTGCATTGCACGTCTGGCTACGCGTCAGGCCCACTACCAAGCAGCGCCTTTGCGTCGTTTGTGGAGCATGACGATACAGAGAGGAGTATAATGGAAATGGATGCGCTCACTGCGGCCGAGGCGGCGTCTCGCACCTCTTCGGTGGAGCGTCGCCGTGTCCTTGCAGGGCGTTCCACGagcgcgtcctcctccatgtGTCCGCCTTTGCCACCAGGTGCGTCATCGCTAACTGTGGAGTCACCTGGGTGGACGCCTATGCAAGCTCTGACGACTTCGATTGGACCTGAGTGCAGTTGCGATGTCGAGCACACGTGGGGCCGCACTGGCTCTTCGCTCTCCGCCGTGCAACTCTCTGTGACTCCGTCTGCCATGCGCATAGCAGCAGAGGTCGAGAGCAACGACGCAGGGGACGTCTGCTCTCCGGAGGTGTGCGTTGCTGCGAAGTTGGTGTCACGCGATGAGGGCATAGTTTCTCAACCGCCATGTGCCCCCTGGCAAGCCGTGACTGCCCCTCCCACGCTCGCCCCATTGCCGAATGCAGATGCGATAGCGATCGTCAGCACGGCAGCCATGGCCTCGCACGGGTCGGCGTCTTCAAGGAAACTCAGCTGTGAGGTCAACAGTGACGGCGCTTTTGCCTCTACAGCACTCACAGCGGCGCCCGTGCCTGcggagcgcgaggaggcgcgaAACGCCTCTGTCAGCGTAACGATGAGTCTGACGAGCTCCAGCACTTCTGTTTTCACTCCGCCCACCCCTACGGCCACAACACTGCTGACACCGCGCAGCCTGGCACGCCGGCGCCGACACGTTCAGCACCAGATTAAGGCGCTCCGTGACGacacggaggagggaaacgccagcgacgctgccgacGAGTATCAACTGCTGCGGCTCCGCTGCACGCTACTCGAGCTGGAGCTACAGGCAAAAGAGGCGGCACACAGAGCGGAAAAGGAGGCGTGGGAGACAGCGGTGCATCACGCGGAGGGCATCAGGGGCGCCatgggggaggtggaggcccGCGTAAGtcaggccgccgccgcctcggagAGGGCCAAGGAACTCTTGCGTGAAATGAGTCAACTATGGAGCAACTCTCTTGCTCtagacgaggacgacgtcaTTGACGACGACAGTGAGGGGGCAGCTGGTGCAACGGGACTCCTGATGATGGACAAGGGACAGGCCTTTTCCCCGCATCGTTCTCACAACTGGACACCGCTGCACTGGAGGGATCTGGAGGAACCAAGCCCATTCAGACTGAGCAAATGA